Proteins from a genomic interval of Helicoverpa armigera isolate CAAS_96S chromosome 9, ASM3070526v1, whole genome shotgun sequence:
- the LOC110369722 gene encoding tumor protein p63-regulated gene 1-like protein isoform X2, whose protein sequence is MSDLLDEDLEFRGGTLQLSTDTSVADVSESNRNNTHDNTARRKPPTSVNPSVLSGANSLTSSTSSFADARGPEEQANTAAAPPDDNQAVFPRYDVPFDKENIKDFFTFRKGVVDTAIQECITALLFPEDGEYLGSWLLTEITLWDNEKERIVLLTSRLVMTIKYDFIAMKQLDFKKTYLDDLDTIVIGELVYPPSSLVPRLNGIASGVTTVVKDCVIDRLCRRPSHEDADHQNSRLFDPKERHLRGVRLMWNKGEPVPLKTVWNPFSQDVPFLTYASHPIFWHKEGTAEEKSTYDMETFALKLQRAIENMTSSACCIHHSPIVIQSYVGVTSLLHNKTGMGFFKVRGKFSF, encoded by the exons ATGAGTGATTTATTGGATGAAGACTTGGAGTTCCGCGGCGGTACCTTGCAGCTGTCGACGGATACGAGCGTGGCCGATGTTTCTGAAAGTAATCGTAATAATACTCACGATAATACAGCGAGAAGGAAACCCCCGACTAGTGTTAATCCCTCAGTGTTGTCTGGTGCAAATTCCTTGACCTCCTCCACATCTTCCTTTGCCG ATGCCAGAGGTCCCGAGGAGCAGGCAAACACTGCAGCGGCTCCACCAGACGACAACCAGGCAGTATTTCCTCGTTATGATGTGCCATTTGACAAGGAGAATATCAAAGACTTCTTTACCTTCCGCAAAGGAGTTGTGGACACCGCCATACAGGAGTGTATCACTGCCCTCTTGTTCCCTGAAGATGGAGAGTACTTAGGATCCTGGTTGTTGACCGA GATAACTCTATGGGACAATGAAAAGGAGAGAATAGTGCTCCTCACGTCAAGATTGGTGATGACGATCAAGTATGACTTCATTGCCATGAAGCAGCTGGACTTCAAGAAGACGTACCTGGATGACCTGGATACTATCGTTATTGGGGAGCTGGTTTATCCTCCATCGTCTTTAGTTCC TCGCCTGAACGGCATCGCAAGTGGTGTGACGACGGTCGTCAAAGACTGCGTCATAGACCGCCTCTGCCGTCGACCCTCGCACGAAGACGCGGACCATCAGAACAGTAGACTGTTCGATCCCAA AGAGCGCCACCTCCGTGGCGTGCGACTGATGTGGAACAAGGGCGAGCCAGTGCCTCTGAAGACAGTGTGGAACCCCTTCAGCCAAGATGTGCCGTTCCTCACCTACGCCTCACACCCTATCTTCTGGCATAAAG aGGGAACAGCCGAAGAAAAATCAACATACGACATGGAAACATTTGCCCTCAAACTGCAAAGGGCTATAGAGAACATGACATCTTCAGCTTGCTGCATACACCATTCCCCTATAGTCATACAAAGCTACGTCGGCGTCACATCATTGCTACACAACAAGACTGGTATGGGCTTCTTCAAGGTCAGGGGCAAATTCAGCTTCTAA
- the LOC110369766 gene encoding uncharacterized protein LOC110369766 isoform X1 gives MELRRHRTGGTSFLTFWIFLLQMLGSARRGAEGHGRLMDPPARNSMWRFGFPNPVNYNDNELFCGGYAVQWEQNEGKCGVCGDAHHMPEPRPHEAGGMYGKGIVTRHYSVGQEIEVEVELTANHLGTFVMKLCPNNNPKQEATQECFDRFPLYVSETREDRFLIPLDTAKKEIFRYRVRLPPYITCTQCVLQWTYYTGNMWGVCANGTEAVGCGRSETFRNCADVSVVTSTGGLPPAFAGDLRRDYPFLLYYRDYNMPRNVYPLVVRQKLMDIRKESYVISNDIDTESVEEFVPPIIRDQVCVPSKAFRKLPGMLSWCQTNCLRYPPNCPEELCTCPQVCEAIGELEGREGADVYCMDQCIVYPPHCPANRCSCY, from the exons atggaGTTAAGGCGACACAGAACGGGCGGCACTTCTTTCCTCACATTCTGGATATTCTTGCTACAG atGTTAGGTAGCGCGCGCCGTGGTGCCGAAGGTCACGGGCGGTTGATGGACCCACCAGCTCGCAACTCCATGTGGCGGTTCGGTTTCCCCAACCCCGTCAATTATAATGACAATGAGCTCTTCTGTGGGGGATATGCTG TACAATGGGAGCAGAACGAAGGTAAATGCGGAGTATGTGGGGACGCCCACCACATGCCCGAGCCTCGGCCTCACGAAGCTGGTGGTATGTACGGGAAAGGTATTGTCACCAGGCATTACAGTGTCGGCCAG GAAATCGAAGTAGAAGTGGAGTTGACTGCAAACCATCTCGGGACGTTCGTAATGAAGTTGTGTCCAAACAATAATCCCAAGCAAGAAGCCACACAGGAATGTTTTGACAG ATTCCCATTGTATGTATCCGAAACGAGAGAAGATAGGTTCCTCATTCCATTGGACACTGCCAAGAAAGAGATCTTCAGGTATCGAGTGCGGTTGCCTCCTTACATCACATGCACGCAATGTGTACTACAGTGGACTTATTATACTG GAAATATGTGGGGAGTGTGTGCCAATGGCACAGAGGCAGTTGGATGTGGTCGCTCAGAGACTTTTAGGAACTGCGCTGATGTCAGCGTGGTGACCAGCACTGGTGGTCTTCCGCCTGCCTTCGCTGGAGACCTCAGGAGGGACTATCCCTTCTTACTGTACTACAGGGATTATAACATGCCCAGAAATGTCTACCCTCTCGTCGTCAG ACAAAAACTGATGGATATCCGAAAGGAATCGTACGTTATTAG CAACGATATTGATACAGAATCTGTGGAGGAATTCGTTCCACCGATCATTAG GGACCAAGTGTGTGTGCCGAGTAAAGCCTTCAGAAAGCTCCCTGGTATGCTGAGCTGGTGTCAGACGAACTGTCTGCGGTACCCGCCAAACTGTCCTGAAGAGTTATGTACTTGCCC GCAAGTGTGCGAAGCTATCGGCGAGCTGGAAGGTCGTGAGGGTGCTGACGTTTACTGCATGGACCAGTGCATCGTATACCCCCCACATTGTCCCGCAAACCGGTGCAGCTGCTACTAG
- the LOC110369766 gene encoding uncharacterized protein LOC110369766 isoform X3 encodes MELRRHRTGGTSFLTFWIFLLQMLGSARRGAEGHGRLMDPPARNSMWRFGFPNPVNYNDNELFCGGYAVQWEQNEGKCGVCGDAHHMPEPRPHEAGGMYGKGIVTRHYSVGQEIEVEVELTANHLGTFVMKLCPNNNPKQEATQECFDRFPLYVSETREDRFLIPLDTAKKEIFRYRVRLPPYITCTQCVLQWTYYTGNMWGVCANGTEAVGCGRSETFRNCADVSVVTSTGGLPPAFAGDLRRDYPFLLYYRDYNMPRNVYPLVVRDQVCVPSKAFRKLPGMLSWCQTNCLRYPPNCPEELCTCPQVCEAIGELEGREGADVYCMDQCIVYPPHCPANRCSCY; translated from the exons atggaGTTAAGGCGACACAGAACGGGCGGCACTTCTTTCCTCACATTCTGGATATTCTTGCTACAG atGTTAGGTAGCGCGCGCCGTGGTGCCGAAGGTCACGGGCGGTTGATGGACCCACCAGCTCGCAACTCCATGTGGCGGTTCGGTTTCCCCAACCCCGTCAATTATAATGACAATGAGCTCTTCTGTGGGGGATATGCTG TACAATGGGAGCAGAACGAAGGTAAATGCGGAGTATGTGGGGACGCCCACCACATGCCCGAGCCTCGGCCTCACGAAGCTGGTGGTATGTACGGGAAAGGTATTGTCACCAGGCATTACAGTGTCGGCCAG GAAATCGAAGTAGAAGTGGAGTTGACTGCAAACCATCTCGGGACGTTCGTAATGAAGTTGTGTCCAAACAATAATCCCAAGCAAGAAGCCACACAGGAATGTTTTGACAG ATTCCCATTGTATGTATCCGAAACGAGAGAAGATAGGTTCCTCATTCCATTGGACACTGCCAAGAAAGAGATCTTCAGGTATCGAGTGCGGTTGCCTCCTTACATCACATGCACGCAATGTGTACTACAGTGGACTTATTATACTG GAAATATGTGGGGAGTGTGTGCCAATGGCACAGAGGCAGTTGGATGTGGTCGCTCAGAGACTTTTAGGAACTGCGCTGATGTCAGCGTGGTGACCAGCACTGGTGGTCTTCCGCCTGCCTTCGCTGGAGACCTCAGGAGGGACTATCCCTTCTTACTGTACTACAGGGATTATAACATGCCCAGAAATGTCTACCCTCTCGTCGTCAG GGACCAAGTGTGTGTGCCGAGTAAAGCCTTCAGAAAGCTCCCTGGTATGCTGAGCTGGTGTCAGACGAACTGTCTGCGGTACCCGCCAAACTGTCCTGAAGAGTTATGTACTTGCCC GCAAGTGTGCGAAGCTATCGGCGAGCTGGAAGGTCGTGAGGGTGCTGACGTTTACTGCATGGACCAGTGCATCGTATACCCCCCACATTGTCCCGCAAACCGGTGCAGCTGCTACTAG
- the LOC110369722 gene encoding tumor protein p63-regulated gene 1-like protein isoform X4, which yields MSDLLDEDLEFRGGTLQLSTDTSVADVSENARGPEEQANTAAAPPDDNQAVFPRYDVPFDKENIKDFFTFRKGVVDTAIQECITALLFPEDGEYLGSWLLTEITLWDNEKERIVLLTSRLVMTIKYDFIAMKQLDFKKTYLDDLDTIVIGELVYPPSSLVPRLNGIASGVTTVVKDCVIDRLCRRPSHEDADHQNSRLFDPKYFEPRERHLRGVRLMWNKGEPVPLKTVWNPFSQDVPFLTYASHPIFWHKEGTAEEKSTYDMETFALKLQRAIENMTSSACCIHHSPIVIQSYVGVTSLLHNKTGMGFFKVRGKFSF from the exons ATGAGTGATTTATTGGATGAAGACTTGGAGTTCCGCGGCGGTACCTTGCAGCTGTCGACGGATACGAGCGTGGCCGATGTTTCTGAAA ATGCCAGAGGTCCCGAGGAGCAGGCAAACACTGCAGCGGCTCCACCAGACGACAACCAGGCAGTATTTCCTCGTTATGATGTGCCATTTGACAAGGAGAATATCAAAGACTTCTTTACCTTCCGCAAAGGAGTTGTGGACACCGCCATACAGGAGTGTATCACTGCCCTCTTGTTCCCTGAAGATGGAGAGTACTTAGGATCCTGGTTGTTGACCGA GATAACTCTATGGGACAATGAAAAGGAGAGAATAGTGCTCCTCACGTCAAGATTGGTGATGACGATCAAGTATGACTTCATTGCCATGAAGCAGCTGGACTTCAAGAAGACGTACCTGGATGACCTGGATACTATCGTTATTGGGGAGCTGGTTTATCCTCCATCGTCTTTAGTTCC TCGCCTGAACGGCATCGCAAGTGGTGTGACGACGGTCGTCAAAGACTGCGTCATAGACCGCCTCTGCCGTCGACCCTCGCACGAAGACGCGGACCATCAGAACAGTAGACTGTTCGATCCCAAGTATTTTGAACCTAG AGAGCGCCACCTCCGTGGCGTGCGACTGATGTGGAACAAGGGCGAGCCAGTGCCTCTGAAGACAGTGTGGAACCCCTTCAGCCAAGATGTGCCGTTCCTCACCTACGCCTCACACCCTATCTTCTGGCATAAAG aGGGAACAGCCGAAGAAAAATCAACATACGACATGGAAACATTTGCCCTCAAACTGCAAAGGGCTATAGAGAACATGACATCTTCAGCTTGCTGCATACACCATTCCCCTATAGTCATACAAAGCTACGTCGGCGTCACATCATTGCTACACAACAAGACTGGTATGGGCTTCTTCAAGGTCAGGGGCAAATTCAGCTTCTAA
- the LOC110369722 gene encoding tumor protein p63-regulated gene 1-like protein isoform X5, translating into MSDLLDEDLEFRGGTLQLSTDTSVADVSESNRNNTHDNTARRKPPTSVNPSVLSGANSLTSSTSSFADARGPEEQANTAAAPPDDNQAVFPRYDVPFDKENIKDFFTFRKGVVDTAIQECITALLFPEDGEYLGSWLLTEITLWDNEKERIVLLTSRLVMTIKYDFIAMKQLDFKKTYLDDLDTIVIGELVYPPSSLVPERHLRGVRLMWNKGEPVPLKTVWNPFSQDVPFLTYASHPIFWHKEGTAEEKSTYDMETFALKLQRAIENMTSSACCIHHSPIVIQSYVGVTSLLHNKTGMGFFKVRGKFSF; encoded by the exons ATGAGTGATTTATTGGATGAAGACTTGGAGTTCCGCGGCGGTACCTTGCAGCTGTCGACGGATACGAGCGTGGCCGATGTTTCTGAAAGTAATCGTAATAATACTCACGATAATACAGCGAGAAGGAAACCCCCGACTAGTGTTAATCCCTCAGTGTTGTCTGGTGCAAATTCCTTGACCTCCTCCACATCTTCCTTTGCCG ATGCCAGAGGTCCCGAGGAGCAGGCAAACACTGCAGCGGCTCCACCAGACGACAACCAGGCAGTATTTCCTCGTTATGATGTGCCATTTGACAAGGAGAATATCAAAGACTTCTTTACCTTCCGCAAAGGAGTTGTGGACACCGCCATACAGGAGTGTATCACTGCCCTCTTGTTCCCTGAAGATGGAGAGTACTTAGGATCCTGGTTGTTGACCGA GATAACTCTATGGGACAATGAAAAGGAGAGAATAGTGCTCCTCACGTCAAGATTGGTGATGACGATCAAGTATGACTTCATTGCCATGAAGCAGCTGGACTTCAAGAAGACGTACCTGGATGACCTGGATACTATCGTTATTGGGGAGCTGGTTTATCCTCCATCGTCTTTAGTTCC AGAGCGCCACCTCCGTGGCGTGCGACTGATGTGGAACAAGGGCGAGCCAGTGCCTCTGAAGACAGTGTGGAACCCCTTCAGCCAAGATGTGCCGTTCCTCACCTACGCCTCACACCCTATCTTCTGGCATAAAG aGGGAACAGCCGAAGAAAAATCAACATACGACATGGAAACATTTGCCCTCAAACTGCAAAGGGCTATAGAGAACATGACATCTTCAGCTTGCTGCATACACCATTCCCCTATAGTCATACAAAGCTACGTCGGCGTCACATCATTGCTACACAACAAGACTGGTATGGGCTTCTTCAAGGTCAGGGGCAAATTCAGCTTCTAA
- the LOC110369722 gene encoding tumor protein p63-regulated gene 1-like protein isoform X3, giving the protein MSDLLDEDLEFRGGTLQLSTDTSVADVSESNRNNTHDNTARRKPPTSVNPSVLSGANSLTSSTSSFADARGPEEQANTAAAPPDDNQAVFPRYDVPFDKENIKDFFTFRKGVVDTAIQECITALLFPEDGEYLGSWLLTEITLWDNEKERIVLLTSRLVMTIKYDFIAMKQLDFKKTYLDDLDTIVIGELVYPPSSLVPRLNGIASGVTTVVKDCVIDRLCRRPSHEDADHQNSRLERHLRGVRLMWNKGEPVPLKTVWNPFSQDVPFLTYASHPIFWHKEGTAEEKSTYDMETFALKLQRAIENMTSSACCIHHSPIVIQSYVGVTSLLHNKTGMGFFKVRGKFSF; this is encoded by the exons ATGAGTGATTTATTGGATGAAGACTTGGAGTTCCGCGGCGGTACCTTGCAGCTGTCGACGGATACGAGCGTGGCCGATGTTTCTGAAAGTAATCGTAATAATACTCACGATAATACAGCGAGAAGGAAACCCCCGACTAGTGTTAATCCCTCAGTGTTGTCTGGTGCAAATTCCTTGACCTCCTCCACATCTTCCTTTGCCG ATGCCAGAGGTCCCGAGGAGCAGGCAAACACTGCAGCGGCTCCACCAGACGACAACCAGGCAGTATTTCCTCGTTATGATGTGCCATTTGACAAGGAGAATATCAAAGACTTCTTTACCTTCCGCAAAGGAGTTGTGGACACCGCCATACAGGAGTGTATCACTGCCCTCTTGTTCCCTGAAGATGGAGAGTACTTAGGATCCTGGTTGTTGACCGA GATAACTCTATGGGACAATGAAAAGGAGAGAATAGTGCTCCTCACGTCAAGATTGGTGATGACGATCAAGTATGACTTCATTGCCATGAAGCAGCTGGACTTCAAGAAGACGTACCTGGATGACCTGGATACTATCGTTATTGGGGAGCTGGTTTATCCTCCATCGTCTTTAGTTCC TCGCCTGAACGGCATCGCAAGTGGTGTGACGACGGTCGTCAAAGACTGCGTCATAGACCGCCTCTGCCGTCGACCCTCGCACGAAGACGCGGACCATCAGAACAGTAGACT AGAGCGCCACCTCCGTGGCGTGCGACTGATGTGGAACAAGGGCGAGCCAGTGCCTCTGAAGACAGTGTGGAACCCCTTCAGCCAAGATGTGCCGTTCCTCACCTACGCCTCACACCCTATCTTCTGGCATAAAG aGGGAACAGCCGAAGAAAAATCAACATACGACATGGAAACATTTGCCCTCAAACTGCAAAGGGCTATAGAGAACATGACATCTTCAGCTTGCTGCATACACCATTCCCCTATAGTCATACAAAGCTACGTCGGCGTCACATCATTGCTACACAACAAGACTGGTATGGGCTTCTTCAAGGTCAGGGGCAAATTCAGCTTCTAA
- the LOC110369766 gene encoding uncharacterized protein LOC110369766 isoform X2, with amino-acid sequence MELRRHRTGGTSFLTFWIFLLQMLGSARRGAEGHGRLMDPPARNSMWRFGFPNPVNYNDNELFCGGYAVQWEQNEGKCGVCGDAHHMPEPRPHEAGGMYGKGIVTRHYSVGQEIEVEVELTANHLGTFVMKLCPNNNPKQEATQECFDRFPLYVSETREDRFLIPLDTAKKEIFRYRVRLPPYITCTQCVLQWTYYTGNMWGVCANGTEAVGCGRSETFRNCADVSVVTSTGGLPPAFAGDLRRDYPFLLYYRDYNMPRNVYPLVVSNDIDTESVEEFVPPIIRDQVCVPSKAFRKLPGMLSWCQTNCLRYPPNCPEELCTCPQVCEAIGELEGREGADVYCMDQCIVYPPHCPANRCSCY; translated from the exons atggaGTTAAGGCGACACAGAACGGGCGGCACTTCTTTCCTCACATTCTGGATATTCTTGCTACAG atGTTAGGTAGCGCGCGCCGTGGTGCCGAAGGTCACGGGCGGTTGATGGACCCACCAGCTCGCAACTCCATGTGGCGGTTCGGTTTCCCCAACCCCGTCAATTATAATGACAATGAGCTCTTCTGTGGGGGATATGCTG TACAATGGGAGCAGAACGAAGGTAAATGCGGAGTATGTGGGGACGCCCACCACATGCCCGAGCCTCGGCCTCACGAAGCTGGTGGTATGTACGGGAAAGGTATTGTCACCAGGCATTACAGTGTCGGCCAG GAAATCGAAGTAGAAGTGGAGTTGACTGCAAACCATCTCGGGACGTTCGTAATGAAGTTGTGTCCAAACAATAATCCCAAGCAAGAAGCCACACAGGAATGTTTTGACAG ATTCCCATTGTATGTATCCGAAACGAGAGAAGATAGGTTCCTCATTCCATTGGACACTGCCAAGAAAGAGATCTTCAGGTATCGAGTGCGGTTGCCTCCTTACATCACATGCACGCAATGTGTACTACAGTGGACTTATTATACTG GAAATATGTGGGGAGTGTGTGCCAATGGCACAGAGGCAGTTGGATGTGGTCGCTCAGAGACTTTTAGGAACTGCGCTGATGTCAGCGTGGTGACCAGCACTGGTGGTCTTCCGCCTGCCTTCGCTGGAGACCTCAGGAGGGACTATCCCTTCTTACTGTACTACAGGGATTATAACATGCCCAGAAATGTCTACCCTCTCGTCGTCAG CAACGATATTGATACAGAATCTGTGGAGGAATTCGTTCCACCGATCATTAG GGACCAAGTGTGTGTGCCGAGTAAAGCCTTCAGAAAGCTCCCTGGTATGCTGAGCTGGTGTCAGACGAACTGTCTGCGGTACCCGCCAAACTGTCCTGAAGAGTTATGTACTTGCCC GCAAGTGTGCGAAGCTATCGGCGAGCTGGAAGGTCGTGAGGGTGCTGACGTTTACTGCATGGACCAGTGCATCGTATACCCCCCACATTGTCCCGCAAACCGGTGCAGCTGCTACTAG
- the LOC110369722 gene encoding tumor protein p63-regulated gene 1-like protein isoform X1: MSDLLDEDLEFRGGTLQLSTDTSVADVSESNRNNTHDNTARRKPPTSVNPSVLSGANSLTSSTSSFADARGPEEQANTAAAPPDDNQAVFPRYDVPFDKENIKDFFTFRKGVVDTAIQECITALLFPEDGEYLGSWLLTEITLWDNEKERIVLLTSRLVMTIKYDFIAMKQLDFKKTYLDDLDTIVIGELVYPPSSLVPRLNGIASGVTTVVKDCVIDRLCRRPSHEDADHQNSRLFDPKYFEPRERHLRGVRLMWNKGEPVPLKTVWNPFSQDVPFLTYASHPIFWHKEGTAEEKSTYDMETFALKLQRAIENMTSSACCIHHSPIVIQSYVGVTSLLHNKTGMGFFKVRGKFSF, from the exons ATGAGTGATTTATTGGATGAAGACTTGGAGTTCCGCGGCGGTACCTTGCAGCTGTCGACGGATACGAGCGTGGCCGATGTTTCTGAAAGTAATCGTAATAATACTCACGATAATACAGCGAGAAGGAAACCCCCGACTAGTGTTAATCCCTCAGTGTTGTCTGGTGCAAATTCCTTGACCTCCTCCACATCTTCCTTTGCCG ATGCCAGAGGTCCCGAGGAGCAGGCAAACACTGCAGCGGCTCCACCAGACGACAACCAGGCAGTATTTCCTCGTTATGATGTGCCATTTGACAAGGAGAATATCAAAGACTTCTTTACCTTCCGCAAAGGAGTTGTGGACACCGCCATACAGGAGTGTATCACTGCCCTCTTGTTCCCTGAAGATGGAGAGTACTTAGGATCCTGGTTGTTGACCGA GATAACTCTATGGGACAATGAAAAGGAGAGAATAGTGCTCCTCACGTCAAGATTGGTGATGACGATCAAGTATGACTTCATTGCCATGAAGCAGCTGGACTTCAAGAAGACGTACCTGGATGACCTGGATACTATCGTTATTGGGGAGCTGGTTTATCCTCCATCGTCTTTAGTTCC TCGCCTGAACGGCATCGCAAGTGGTGTGACGACGGTCGTCAAAGACTGCGTCATAGACCGCCTCTGCCGTCGACCCTCGCACGAAGACGCGGACCATCAGAACAGTAGACTGTTCGATCCCAAGTATTTTGAACCTAG AGAGCGCCACCTCCGTGGCGTGCGACTGATGTGGAACAAGGGCGAGCCAGTGCCTCTGAAGACAGTGTGGAACCCCTTCAGCCAAGATGTGCCGTTCCTCACCTACGCCTCACACCCTATCTTCTGGCATAAAG aGGGAACAGCCGAAGAAAAATCAACATACGACATGGAAACATTTGCCCTCAAACTGCAAAGGGCTATAGAGAACATGACATCTTCAGCTTGCTGCATACACCATTCCCCTATAGTCATACAAAGCTACGTCGGCGTCACATCATTGCTACACAACAAGACTGGTATGGGCTTCTTCAAGGTCAGGGGCAAATTCAGCTTCTAA